The Henckelia pumila isolate YLH828 chromosome 2, ASM3356847v2, whole genome shotgun sequence genome includes a window with the following:
- the LOC140878428 gene encoding uncharacterized protein: MISGGSTDEDSGRARKAHGRRLENFEVSSQLSCPTDPNISFGREDLKDVVLPHNDPLLVTLTIANYDVARIFVDTGSSVNIIFKETLDQMKLEGFELDPITTELYGFTGHALQPLGQIVLPLSLGSEEQRVTKMACFTVVEAPSSFNGILGRPALSDFRAVASTYHQKLKFPSGREVGVVRGDQKAARLCYVNEVRIDSKKKKKKREVGMVSIGRTLKAHGQKVLLMFEEGHEKVELILGAQIVKLAADLSPSVKQNLVCCLRKNKDVFAWSVSELTGVSAEIMVHRLNILAGVRPIKQKKRHFGPEKDKVIKKEVEELLKAGHIREVQFPTWLSNVVLVPKSSGKWRMCVDFRDLNKACPKDCYPLPRIDRLVDSTAGHQYLCFMDAYQGYHQIPLVEEDQDKVSFTTSHGTFCYRVMPFGLKNAGATYQRLMDRVFASQIGRNVEVYVDDILVKS; the protein is encoded by the coding sequence ATGATCTCCGGTGGTAGTACGGATGAAGATTCGGGAAGGGCTCGCAAAGCTCACGGGCGTAGGttggaaaattttgaggtaaGTTCTCAGCTCAGCTGTCCCACTGACCCGAACATCAGTTTCGGAAGGGAAGATTTAAAGGATGTGGTGCTACCTCATAATGATCCCCTACTGGTCACCTTGACCATAGCCAATTATGACGTGGCTCGTATCTTTGTGGATACTGGGAGCTCAGTAAACATTATCTTTAAAGAAACTCTGGACCAAATGAAATTGGAAGGATTTGAATTGGATCCAATCACCACAGAGTTGTATGGGTTCACGGGTCATGCTCTGCAACCATTGGGACAGATAGTGCTCCCCTTGTCCCTTGGGAGTGAAGAGCAGAGAGTAACCAAAATGGCTTGCTTCACCGTGGTGGAGGCACCATCCTCTTTCAATGGAATATTGGGGCGCCCTGCCCTGAGTGATTTCCGAGCCGTGGCATCTACCTATCATCAGAAGTTGAAGTTCCCAAGTGGAAGAGAAGTGGGGGTTGTTCGGGGTGATCAGAAAGCAGCTCGGTTATGCTATGTGAATGAGGTAAGGATTGattcaaagaagaagaagaagaagagggagGTAGGAATGGTTTCAATAGGTCGAACATTGAAGGCGCACGGACAGAAGGTGCTTCTGATGTTCGAAGAAGGTCATGAGAAGGTGGAATTAATCCTGGGAGCTCAGATTGTCAAATTAGCTGCTGATCTGAGCCCATCAGTGAAGCAAAATTTGGTTTGTTGCTTAAGGAAGAACAAAGATGTTTTTGCTTGGTCTGTATCGGAGCTCACAGGGGTCAGTGCAGAAATTATGGTTCATCGATTAAATATTCTTGCGGGAGTAAGACCGATAAAACAGAAGAAGAGACACTTTGGTCCAGAAAAGGATAAGGTCATTAAAAAAGAGGTAGAGGAACTTCTTAAGGCAGGACACATTAGGGAAGTGCAATTCCCTACCTGGTTATCCAATGTGGTCCTTGTCCCTAAGAGTTCAGGCAAGTGGAGGATGTGTGTTGATTTCAGGGACCTAAATAAGGCCTGCCCAAAGGATTGCTATCCCCTGCCTCGAATTGATCGATTGGTTGATTCAACGGCAGGTCATCAGTACTTATGCTTCATGGATGCATATCAGGGGTATCATCAAATTCCTCTGGTGGAGGAAGATCAGGACAAAGTAAGTTTCACCACCTCTCATGGAACTTTTTGTTACagagtgatgccttttggtttgaagaaTGCAGGGGCCACTTATCAAAGACTCATGGACAGAGTGTTTGCCTCCCAAATTGGCAGAAATGTGGAagtttatgtagatgatattcTGGTAAAGTCTTAG